Proteins found in one Plasmodium malariae genome assembly, chromosome: 13 genomic segment:
- the PmUG01_13067700 gene encoding Plasmodium exported protein, unknown function: MGQKRKLMFFTKINVFILLTWICHTDDKMGTINKHFHQKIYVYRILSKKKYGFFGQRNEKGDSNILSVETDMPTIEESDKLYKSKIINVTDKKNLTQSISSLKSEVKFQLNGENVLSVNTENDSLSREKSLDRICLKNKDKCVTNPNNENVKRKIYIKYIFLVILPVLLPLAEIILYICEFMLCSEHTDSSDIALCTISKINVGVMSSLTYIIIMLIIFICEKIIKSEKFMGLRTYTKKKKFTIPKVGFWIK; this comes from the exons ATGGGTCAAAAAAGGAAGTTAATgttttttactaaaattaatGTCTTTATCCTTTTAACTTGGATATGTCATACTGACGATAAGATG GGTACCATTAATAAACATTTCCATCAAAAGATTTACGTTTATAgaatattaagtaaaaaaaaatatggattTTTTGGACAACGTAATGAGAAAGGGGATTCGAATATTTTAAGTGTAGAAACAGATATGCCTACTATTGAAGAGAGcgataaattatataaatctaaaataataaatgtaaccgataaaaaaaatttaacgcAAAGTATAAGTTCATTAAAAAGTGAAGTAAAATTCCAATTAAATGGGGAAAATGTATTATCTGTGAACACTGAAAATGATTCATTATCTAGAGAAAAATCCTTAGACAGAATATGcttaaaaaacaaagataAGTGCGTTACGAATCCTAATAATGAGAATGTTAAGAggaagatatatattaaatatatttttcttgttaTTTTACCTGTGTTACTCCCATTAGCTGAAAtcatattgtatatatgtgaattTATGTTGTGCTCTGAACACACTGATTCTAGTGATATTGCATTGTGTactatttcaaaaataaatgtggGAGTTATGTCATCATtgacatatataattataatgttgattatttttatctgtgagaaaattataaaaagtgaaaaatttATGGGTTTAAGAACttatacgaaaaaaaaaaaatttactattCCTAAAGTAGGCTTTTGGATTAAATAA